In Pajaroellobacter abortibovis, the following are encoded in one genomic region:
- a CDS encoding vWA domain-containing protein: MKAWIRCGGGIAILLCSLGLGCGSKGSTPPFNGEGGPTPGRPEEGVRPDGSGGGPILCDHSGVDIQDSCISLTGKPEPIPINLVMAVDVSDSMFFQSGSSSNTYDSISKVLEKFFSDPASKGFKVSLLLFPTGGNPCSESTYEQPTVSLTPLPSTNLASAIANEAKKQHNNGSCTPTAPVTVQAIQMVNSIQARTSEKTFFVLVTDGEPAGCKGKTYPEEGSTFNYNTTDGVALLLRDGLKKGVKTYVIGLGQVENIDRMASEGGTQNAFTVNVNNPEQAATDFANALAQIQQFAVKGEYVLPEPPPGKSFVADEINVRYTPSPKSGGKPFYLCYSADLKVADDVWAFDNPDNPTKVLLGDQIQDKMIKDPNSVVDIIQGCKTNSPIAR, from the coding sequence ATGAAAGCTTGGATACGCTGCGGAGGAGGAATAGCGATTCTTTTGTGCAGTTTAGGATTGGGATGTGGCTCAAAAGGGAGTACCCCTCCTTTCAATGGGGAAGGGGGGCCAACTCCAGGTCGGCCTGAAGAGGGTGTAAGGCCAGATGGTAGCGGAGGGGGCCCGATCCTCTGTGATCATAGCGGTGTCGATATCCAGGATTCCTGCATCAGTCTTACCGGAAAGCCAGAGCCCATCCCCATCAATCTAGTTATGGCGGTTGATGTGTCGGACAGTATGTTTTTTCAGTCAGGCTCCTCTTCCAACACGTACGATTCGATCTCGAAAGTATTAGAAAAATTTTTTTCTGACCCTGCGAGTAAAGGATTTAAGGTATCTCTTCTCTTATTCCCGACGGGAGGGAATCCCTGTTCAGAAAGCACTTACGAACAACCTACTGTTTCGCTTACCCCTCTTCCTTCTACTAATCTTGCGAGTGCTATTGCCAATGAGGCGAAGAAGCAACACAACAATGGTTCATGCACTCCAACTGCTCCTGTGACGGTGCAGGCTATTCAGATGGTCAACAGCATTCAAGCGCGCACCTCGGAAAAAACATTTTTCGTACTTGTCACCGATGGTGAGCCAGCAGGCTGTAAGGGTAAGACCTACCCAGAAGAGGGCTCAACATTCAATTACAATACAACGGATGGTGTTGCTCTCTTGCTGCGGGATGGGCTTAAAAAAGGAGTTAAAACCTATGTGATCGGCCTTGGGCAGGTAGAGAACATCGATAGGATGGCCAGTGAAGGGGGAACCCAGAATGCCTTTACAGTCAATGTAAACAATCCTGAGCAAGCTGCTACCGATTTTGCAAATGCGCTCGCTCAGATTCAGCAGTTTGCAGTGAAGGGGGAATACGTGCTTCCTGAGCCGCCCCCCGGCAAGAGTTTTGTAGCTGACGAAATCAACGTCAGATATACCCCCAGTCCGAAGTCAGGAGGAAAGCCTTTCTACTTGTGTTATAGTGCTGATCTCAAGGTTGCGGATGATGTTTGGGCGTTTGACAATCCCGATAATCCGACCAAAGTCCTCCTTGGCGATCAGATCCAGGACAAGATGATCAAAGACCCGAATAGCGTGGTTGACATCATCCAGGGATGCAAGACTAATTCACCGATTGCAAGGTAG